The following nucleotide sequence is from Oncorhynchus gorbuscha isolate QuinsamMale2020 ecotype Even-year unplaced genomic scaffold, OgorEven_v1.0 Un_scaffold_1429, whole genome shotgun sequence.
ATGTTGGTTTGGGTTGGGGTGTGGGGTTGGGTGTGGTGTTGGGTTGGGTTTCACTGCCTGTCTGCAACATGTTGGTGATACTGTAGTGATTTGAGTGAGCTACGACTGTTACGCCCCTTGCGGGTCTCACTGTAGGCAGACCTGCTACCCATCTAAAGAGTCTCACTGTAGGCAGACCTGCTACCCATCTAAAGAGTCTCACTGTAGGCAGACCTGCTACCCATCTAAAGAGTCTCACTGTAGGCAGACCTGCTACCCATCTAAAGAGTCTCACTGTAGGCAGACCTGCTACCCATCTAAAGAGTCTCACTGTAGGCAGACCTGCTACCCATCTAAAGAGTCTCACTGTAGGCAGACCTGCTACCCATCTAAAGAGTCTCACTGTAGGCAGACCTGCTACCCATCTAAAGAGTCTCACTGTAGGCAGACCTGCTACCCATCTAAAGAGTCTCACTGTAGGCAGACCTGCTACCCATCTAAAGAGTAAAAGGATTCTGTAACAGGCCTGCCACCCAGGCAGGGGTGCTGTGTATAGTTAGTAGCCTGGTTCAGGCCTGCCGACCCAGGCAGGGGTGCTGTGTATTAGTTAGCCTGgtcctggatctgtttgttggttaagggcttgtaagtgacaAAGACTATAGGAGctagttggcaagacagcacaaacagatgtgAGACCAGGCTTGTTGGTTATGGGGCAGGTTAAGTCATGAGACCAGgcttcactgtgaggtctacactgttggttaagggcttgtcagtctgcatttcactgtgaggccTACACTGTTGTATTCACCCAGCCCTTTAACCAGGGCCCTCTTTGTATCAGTGAAATGCTTAAGTGGCTTGTCAGAGTGAACATGTTCACTGTCCAGAGGTCTATAATGTTggtgaagggcttgtaagttaACATTTCACTGTCCAGAGGTGAACACTGTGGTCacgttaagggcttgtcagtcagcatttcactgtgaggtgaacactgttggttaagggcttgtcaggtGAACCTGTGGTCACTGTGTCTACACTGTTGGTTCAGGGCTTGTCaggtcagcatttcactgtgaggtctgcactgttggttaagggcttgtcagtcagcatttcactgtgaggtctacactgttggttaagggcttgtcagtcagcatttcactgtgaggtctgcactgttggttaagggcttgtcagtcagcatttcactgtgaggtctacactgttggttaagggcttgtcagtcagcatttcactgtgaggtcaacacttgttgtattcacATGTGATTTGATATACAGGCcgctgctttagaccagggccctcttTGTATCAGTGTATTTATTGTTGTGGTCACGTTGTCCAGAGGTGAACCTGTAGtcatcggggcggcagggtagcctagtggttagagtgttggactagtaacctgaaggttgcaagttcaaacccccaagctgacaaggtacaaatctgtcattctgcccctgaacaggcagttaacccactgttcctaggccatcattgaaaataagaatttgttcttaaaaactgacttgcctagttaaataaaggtaaaataaaaaataaattgaactgtgGACAAcccctgtgtgttctgtgttaaaTGCCTTATCAACTGGTAGTGGTGTCTTTAGGAGTCATccagcttctctccctctttccttcccggGTCCTCAGACTCACGTCTGCTTAATGTTTCTGTGGAAGTGAAAGAGAAAGGGACTTCTGGTCTCTGTGGTGTCGTATCTGTCCCGGGCATCTGGAAGAGGGAAAGCACCGTGAATCCCCAGGTTCCCCCACAGATATCTGCCCTCGTGGTAGAGAAGTCTGTCTCAAAtggttccctatgtagtgcactactttagaccaggacccaataatggcaccctattccctatgtagtgcactactttagaccaagacccaataatggcaccctattctctctatactgctactgctacttggGGTTAGTGTTCCCTCATGGCCATATCTCCATATTACAACGCTTGTCAAAGGAAAACTGGCGGAAgaccacctgtgctaattagccatCTGCTGCGCTCCTGACACCTGTGTGTTAGCTAAGGGGGGGAAGTGTAGTTTAGTCACATAGCTGTATGAATCTGTGCTaaactgctcctctcctctgtctctgtgtctctgtgtctctgtgtctctgtgtctctgtgtctctgtgtctctgtgtctctgtgtctctgtgtctctgtgtctctgtgtctctgtctctgtgtctctgtctctgtgtctctctgtctccaccctctcctcctcctctccccctctctctctctccaccccctccaggagGATATGAAGCTGCAGGAGGGTTCAGTGATACTTTTGGTTGGAAGTCGTTGGGGCAAGAGTTGAGGATCAACGATGCGACCGCCGATTTGACCACTTTTCAGCAGCATGGAAACCGTGCTTTAGCTTCTAAGGACATGAGGAAATCCCACGGTGAGTATTTAGCCTACACCAGGGGCTGCCGCCAGACCTCTCCCCCGGGGCTGCCGCCAGACCTCTCCCCCCAGGGGCTGCCGCCAGACCTCTCCCGGGGGCTGCCGCCAGACCTCCCCGGGGGCTGCCGCCAGACCTCTCTCCCCGGGGCTGCCGTCAGACCTCTCTCCCCGGGGGCCGCGTCAGACCTCTCTCCCCGGGGGCTGCCGCCAGACCTCTCCCCGGGGGCTGTCGTCAGACCTCTCCCCCCGGGGGCTGTCGTCAGACCTCTCTCCCCGGGGGCTGTCGTCAgaccctctccccctgtccagACCTCTTCGGGGGCTAGTCAGACCTCTCTCCCCGGGGGCTGACCGTTGACCTCTCCCCGGGGGGCTGTGGTCAGACCTCTCTCCCCGGGGATCAagacctctccctcccctggggGCTGAGGATGGGTCAGACCTCTCTCCCTTGGTTCTCTTAGACCGGGGCAAAATTTCGGGGCTTCTATTTCTCTCCCATTTCACCTCTCATTCCCCGGGGGGCTGTCTTTcagacctctctttctccatctctctttacaTCCCGCCCTCTCTCCCCGGGGGCTTTTCCAGACCTTTTTCCATCGGGGGCCGTCAGACCTCTCGGGGGTCCCCCCCCCAGACAGAGGGATGTCCCCGGGGGCCTCTGATGAGTCTCCCCGGGGGCCGTCCAGACCTCCCCGGGGGCGCCGTCAGTCCTCCCGGGGCCGCCGTCAGGGTCCTCTCCCCTGGGGGCCACTGTCAGACAGCTCCCCCGGGGGCATCAGACctctccctgtcttaggtcatcgATCATTCACCTAGTCAAggtcttgatgattagttgaccagTTGAATCAGGTTAGGTTGGAATAGATCAAACTCCCTGGGGCGCCTGGGGGTTCTGAGGATGGGTCGCCAGAAATCACTACTTGTTACTCT
It contains:
- the LOC124022793 gene encoding putative uncharacterized SMG1-like protein — its product is MSRKALGFRLSSAHKLQRNWNDWQPRGDSVSAASQDGVKCIATRDLGPAAAAVYDPTAVGVATSDRPVSPPLLQNDAFPDTADTLDEGGGYEAAGGFSDTFGWKSLGQELRINDATADLTTFQQHGNRALASKDMRKSHDRGMSPGASDESPRGPSRPPRGRRQSSRGRRQGPLPWGPLSDSSPGGIRPLPVL